The following are from one region of the Ischnura elegans chromosome X, ioIscEleg1.1, whole genome shotgun sequence genome:
- the LOC124170944 gene encoding AP-1 complex subunit mu-1: MSSSAVYILDVKGKVLISRNYRGDIDLGIIEKFMPLLMEKEEDGMLTPILQTTECTFSYIKYNNLYIVSTTKKNANVALVFVFLHKIVQVMIEYFKELEEESIRDNFVVIYELLDELIDFGYPQTTDSKILQEYITQEGHKLEIQPRPPMAVTNAVSWRSEGIKYRKNEVFLDVIESVNLLANANGNVLRSEIVGAIKMRVYLSGMPELRLGLNDKVLFESTGRGKSKSVELEDVKFHQCVRLSRFENDRTISFIPPDGEFELMSYRLNTHVKPLIWIESVIERHVHSRVEYMIKAKSQFKRRSTANNVEIVIPVPADADSPKFKTTIGSVKYAPEQNAIIWTMKSFPGGKEYLMRAHFGLPSVEGEDSEGKPPIQVKFEIPYFTTSGIQVRYLKIIEKSGYQALPWVRYITQNGDYQLRTN; the protein is encoded by the exons ATGTCTTCGTCTGCTGTATATATCCTCGATGTGAAGGGAAAG gttttaaTATCAAGAAACTATCGTGGTGATATAGATTTGGGTATAATCGAAAAATTTATGCCTCTCTTGATGGAGAAAGAGGAGGATGGCATGCTTACACCTATCTTACAAACCACCGAATGTACATTTTCGTAcatcaaatataataatttatacataGTTTCTACTACCAAGAAGAATGCTAATGTTGCGTTAGTTTTCGTGTTTCTCCACAAAATTGTCCAG gtCATGATAGAGTATTTCAAGGAATTGGAGGAGGAGAGCATACGAGACAACTTTGTTGTAATTTATGAATTGTTGGACGAGCTGATTGATTTTGGGTATCCACAGACAACCGACAGTAAAATATTGCAAGA GTACATCACTCAAGAAGGCCACAAACTTGAAATCCAGCCCAGACCTCCTATGGCTGTTACAAATGCTGTGTCCTGGAGGTCTGAAGGtattaaatataggaaaaatgaagtatttttggaCGTCATTGAGTCTGTGAATCTGTTG GCAAATGCAAATGGGAATGTACTCCGTAGTGAAATTGTAGGTGCCATCAAAATGCGAGTTTACCTCTCAGGAATGCCAGAGTTAAGACTAGGGTTGAATGATAAGGTGCTATTTGAAAGTACAGGAAGAGGGAAGTCTAAGTCTGTTGAATTAGAAGATGTGAAATTCCATCAGTGTGTGAGGCTGTCAAG GTTCGAAAATGATCGCACCATATCATTCATCCCCCCTGATGGTGAATTTGAGTTGATGTCCTATCGTTTGAATACACAT gTGAAGCCATTGATATGGATTGAATCTGTGATTGAGCGGCATGTCCATAGCCGTGTTGAATATATGATAAAAGCTAAGTCTCAGTTTAAGCGACGTTCCACTGCGAACAATGTTGAAATTGTCATTCCTGTCCCAGCTGACGCAGATTCTCCAAAGTTCAAGACTACCATTGGGAGTGTGAAGTATGCACCTGAGCAAAATGCCATCATTTGGACTATGAAATCCTTCCCT GGTGGAAAAGAGTACCTAATGAGAGCTCACTTTGGGTTGCCTAGTGTTGAAGGAGAGGACTCTGAGGGTAAACCTCCTATTCAAGTGAAATTTGAGATCCCATATTTCACAACATCAGGAATCCAG GTCcgttatttgaaaattatagagAAGAGTGGCTATCaagctttaccctgggttcgctACATAACTCAGAATGGAGACTATCAGCTCCGCACCAACTAA
- the LOC124170793 gene encoding uncharacterized protein LOC124170793: MKPSRSKDGRFVRKKEFEKRQKASSRAKVKRESSPKIEANPRFTLEGRRIVDVNLLAKQMNCDSCLKPLSFANIEGELRRGLASIWTVRCSFCEQLKKVATSTAVHCAKSSYAQYAVNCKAAIACVVSGVGHEQMNRVLATLNIPPVANSTWKRYERSVGPAVEETARESCQKAVEEEKLLTLTSTPATTLSEESPMHGSDGAEVDIIASYDYGWQKRGNGRSYDSKSGHGSVIGYRSKKVLAFDVCTTTCAMCSQGHDKNDHLVSSTG, encoded by the exons ATGAAGCCATCCAGGAGTAAAGACGGAAGGTTTGTGCGGAAGAAGGAGTTTGAGAAGAGGCAGAAAGCTTCTTCCCGGGCGAAGGTGAAGAGGGAATCGTCGCCCAAAATTGAAGCGAATCCACGTTTCACGTTGGAGGGTCGGCGAATCGTGGACGTAAATCTGTTGGCTAAGCAGATGAACTGCGATTCCTGCCTAAAACCTCTTTCCTTTGCAAATATTGAAGGCGAGTTGCGGCGTGGATTAGCTTCCATTTGGACGGTGCGCTGCTCTTTTTGTGAGCAATTGAAAAAAGTTGCTACATCTACGGCAGTGCATTGTGCAAAGTCCTCGTACGCTCAGTACGCAGTGAATTGTAAGGCCGCCATAG CTTGCGTCGTGTCAGGTGTTGGGCACGAGCAAATGAATAGGGTTTTGGCAACCCTAAATATTCCGCCTGTCGCCAATTCCACTTGGAAAAGGTACGAGCGATCTGTGGGGCCTGCGGTTGAAGAGACGGCGCGAGAGTCGTGCCAGAAGGCTGTGGAGGAGGAGAAGCTTCTCACTTTGACCTCAACACC tgccACGACTCTGAGTGAAGAGTCTCCTATGCATGGCAGTGATGGGGCTGAGGTAGATATCATTGCCTCTTATGACTATGGGTGGCAGAAGAGAGGCAATGGGCGGTCATATGACAGTAAATCTG GGCATGGATCTGTCATTGGATACCGCTCCAAAAAAGTTCTTGCATTTGACGTGTGTACCACTACCTGTGCAATGTGTAGTCAGGGGCATGACAAGAACGATCACTTAGTTTCTTCCacaggttaa